Genomic window (Rathayibacter sp. VKM Ac-2760):
GGTACTGCGCGATGGTGTCCTCGTTGTGGATCGCGTTGAGGAGGCGCTCGTAGGTCAGGTGCAGCAGCGCCATGCCGGGCGCCTCGTAGATGCCGCGGCTCTTCGCCTCGATGATGCGGTTCTCGATCTGGTCGGAGTTGCCCAGGCCATGACGTCCGCCGATGCGGTTCGCCTCGAGGACCAGCTCGACCGGATCGGCGTACTCGACGCCGTTCAGCGCGACCGGGCGGCCCGCCTCGTAGCGCACGCTGACGGTCTCGGCGGCGATCTCGACGTCCTCGCGCCAGGCGGCCACGCCCATGATCGGCTCGACCAGCTCCAGGCCGCTGGAGAGCTCCTCGAGGCGCTTCGCCTCGTGGGTGGCGCCCCAGATGTTGGAGTCGGTGCTGTACGCCTTCTCGGTGGCGTCGCGGTAGGGGAAGCCGCGGGCGACCAGCCACTCCGACATCTCGGTGCGGCCGCCGAGCTCGTTGACGAACTGCACGTCCAGCCACGGCTTGTAGATGCGCAGGCGGGGGTTGGCGAGCAGGCCGTAGCGGTAGAACCGCTCGATGTCGTTGCCCTTGTAGGTGGAGCCGTCGCCCCAGATGTCGACGCCGTCCTCGCGCATCGCGCGGACCAGCAGGGTGCCGGTCACGGCGCGGCCGAGCGGAGTGGTGTTGAAGTAGGTCTTGCCGCCGGAGCGGATGTGGAAGGCGCCGCACTGCAGCGCGACGAGGCCCTCCTCGACCAGGGCGGTCTTCGCGTCGACCAGGCGCGAGATCTCGGCGCCGAACTGCGCGGCGCGCGAGGGCACGCTGTCGATGTCGGTCTCGTCGGGCTGCCCGAGGTCGGCGGTGTACGTGCAGGGCACCGCACCCTTCTCGCGCATCCAGGCGACCGCGACGGATGTGTCGAGCCCTCCCGAGAATGCGATTCCGACACGCTCGCCCACGGGCAGACTGCTCAAGACCTTCGACATGGCTCCGATTTTAGGAGACTCGCGGGGGCGCTCGTGACGCGGCGCCGCGCGCGACGACTGTCGGGTAGATCCACTCAGAGCGCTGGACGGGCGCGCCGCGGGCATGGGAGGCTCCGGCGGGGCGCGGTCGAGGATGCGCGTGCCTCTCCGCCCGCCCTCCGAAAGGTCCTCTCTCCATGCCCCCTCCTTCCACTGGCCGCCTCGCGGCCCTCACTCTCGCCTGCCTGCTCGCGGCCGGAGGTGCGGTCGTGCTCGCACCCGGCGCGTCCGCGCTCGCGGCCGTCAGCAGCGAGCCGACCTCCTCGCAGGCGACCGGCGCCGTCGAGCGCCGATCCGCGGACGCGCTCGTCGGCGGCGAGAGCCTCGCGCAGGGTGAGAGCCTCACCTCCCCGAGCGGCGAGTACAGCTTCCTGATGCAGACCGACGGCAACGCCGTCGTCTACCGCGCCGGTGGCGGCGCGACCTGGAGCACCGCGACGCAGGGGCGCGGCGACCACCTCGACATGCAGACCGACGGCAACGCCGTGATTTACTCCGCCGGCGGACAGGCCGTCTGGAGCACGGTCACCAGCGGCGACGCGGGCGCGCTCCTGGCCCTCGAGGACGACGGCGACCTCGTCGTCCGGCGCGCCGACGGCTCGGTCGCCTGGTCCTCGTCCGCCGGCCAGGCGCCGCCGGCCGTCACCGACACGCTGACCGGCGGCAGCGACCTCCGCGGCGGCCAGCAGCTCGTCTCCACCGACGGCGGCTCGCGCGCGGCGATGCAGACCGACGGCAACTTCGTCGTCTACAGCGGCGGCTCCGCGCGGTGGAGCGCCGTCACCTCGGGCGCGGGCAACCGCCTCGCGATGCAGGGTGACGGGAACGCGGTCGTCTACGCGAACGTCGGCGCTCCGCTCTGGTCGTCGGTCACCTCGGGCAATCCCGGCGCGCGCATGGTGATGCAGGACGACGGCAACCTCGTGATCTACTCGGGCGGCCGCGCGATCTGGGCGAGCACGGCTCCTGCTCCCGCTCCTGCCCCCGCCCCGCAGTCCGGGGACGTCCTTCCTGCCGGATCGGACCTGCGCAGGGGGCAGCAGCTCGTCTCCAGTGACGGGAAGTCGCGAGCGGCGATGCAGAACGACGGCAACTTCGTCGTCTACACCGGCGCCCGGGTCAGGTGGAGCGCCGGAACGGCCGGGGCGGGCGATCGCCTGGCCATGCAGGGCGACGGGAACGCGGTCGTCTACTCGGCGAGCGGTCGGGCGCTGTGGCAGACGGGGACGGACGGACGACCCGGCGCGCGCATGGTGATGCAGAACGACGGGAACCTCGTCGTCTACTCGTCCTCCGGTGCGCTCTGGTCGAGCAACCCCGGAGACGTGGTCGACTGCGACAGCTTCCGTTCCCAGGCTGAGGCGCAGGAGTGGTTCGACCGCTATCGCGGCTACGACGACCCGGGACGCCTCGACGGCGACAACGACGGCCGAGCCTGCCAGGCGCACCGCTACTGAGCAGCATCAGCCGGTGCTGATCGGCGTCAGAAGACGTGAAGGCCCGTCCCCTGCGTGGGGGCGGGCCCTCGCCGTGTCGGCCATCGATGAGGGAGGGAGGGTGGTCGCGGTGGACCGGCGAAGGAAAGGGTGTGGCCGGCCCCTCGTGCTCAGAGGGCAGCCCTGGAGGGCGTACCGAGACCCGCCGGCCTCAGCAGGGCGGGTCTGCAGGCTCGTCCTTGGGCGCTGGTGGATCTCGATACGCCCGCTGCGCGGGCTACTCGATCAGCAGGGACCGGGGGGATCCGCGATGTGCGGGCCGAGGTCAGGCGCCCGGGTCCCCGCCGCGCAGCCCGACCGCCGGCAGCAGCACGTTGTCGACCAGGGAGATCAGGTAGTCGCGGTCGACGGGCTCGCGCATCAGCAGCACGCGGTAGGAGACCATCGAGGGGGTCAGGACGGCGAGCATGTCGACGTCGACGTCGGCCGGGATCTCGCCGCGGGCGATCGCGCGGCGGAGGATCACGCGGTTGGCGCGGGCGCGCGGCTCCACGATCGCCTGGCGGACGGCGTCGGCGAGCTCGGGGGCCTTGGAGATCATCGCGACGACGCCGGACATGATCCGCAGCTTCCGCTCGGCGTCCTCGATCGCGCGCGGGCGGATGAGGGCGACGAGGTCGCCGCGGAGCGTCCCGGTGTCGGGGAGCGCGTCCTGGTCGAGGTCCGCGCCCTTGAGGCAGGCGACGGCCTCGAGCACCAGCTCGGCCTTCGACTCCCAGCGGCGGTAGAGGGTGGCCTTGCCGGCCTTGGCGCGGGCGGCGACCATGTCGATCGTCATGCCGTCGTAGCCGGTCTCGGCGAGCACGTCGAGAGCGGCGGTGAGGATCTCGCCGTCGCGGTTCGGGTCGCGGCGGCGGCCGGGGCGGGCGGGCGCGTCGCAGTCGGCTGCCGCGGCGGACGGTGTGGCGGCGGGGGGAGGGGGCGGCGTCATCGCGGCGTCTCCAATCGGCTCGGGAGGGCCGCGCGAGGGGCCCGTGTGAACACCATGCTAATTGAAGAACTCCGCAGTTCCGAAACTGACGAGTCTCGTATATGGTCTCCTCCATGTCGCAGACCACTTCCCTGCCGGACTCCGCCGCCCCCGCGGTTCCGGCCCCGTCCTCCCGCCGCTGGTGGACGCTCGTCGCCGTCGGGCTCGCCCAGCTCATGGTCGTGCTCGACTCCACCGTCGTGAACATCGCCCTCCCCGCCGCCCAGGCCGACCTCGGCTTCTCCGACGGCGACCGCCAGTGGGTCGTCACCGCCTACTCCCTCGCCTTCGGCAGCCTCCTGCTGCTCGGCGGCCGCCTCTCCGACCTGATCGGCCGCAAGCGCACCTTCGTCATCGGCCTGATCGGCTTCGCGATCGCCTCCGCGCTCGGCGGGGCCGCCCCGAACTTCGAGCTGCTCATCGCGGCCCGCGCGCTCCAGGGCGTGTTCGGCGCCCTGCTCGCCCCGACGGCGCTCGCCGTCCTGACCACCACGTTCACCGTGCCGAAGGAGCGGGCGCGTGCGTTCGGCGTGTTCGGCGCGATCGCCGGTGCCGGCGGCGCGGTCGGCCTCCTGCTCGGCGGCGTGCTGACCGAGAGCTTCGACTGGCGCTGGAACCTCTACATCAACGTCGTGATCGCGGTCGTCGCGGTCATCGGCGCGATCGTCTTCGTGCCGACCATCGACCGCGTCGGCCCGCGCCCGAAGCTCGACGTGCCCGGCACGATCCTGGTCTCGGCCGCGCTGTTCGGCCTGGTCTTCGGCTTCGCCAACGCGGAGACCGACGGCTGGGACTCGCCGATGACCTGGGTGCCGCTCGCCGCGGCGGTGGTGCTGCTGGTCGGCTTCGTCCTCCGCCAGCGCACGACCGAGCACCCGCTGCTGCCGCTGCCGATCGTGCTCGACCGCGACCGCGGCGCCGCGTACCTCTCGGTGCTGATCGCCGGCGCGGGGATGTTCGGGATCTTCCTCTTCGTCACCTACTACCTGCAGGTGTCGCTCGGCTACTCGCCGATCCAGACCGGGCTGTCGTTCCTGCCGATGATCGGGATGCTCGTGCTCGCCGCGCAGCTCTCGACCAACCTGCTCCTGCCGCGCTTCGGCCCGAAGATCATGGTGACCTTCGGCATGCTGCTCGGCGTGGTCGGCATGCTCCTGCTCACCCGCCTCGACCTCGACAGCGGCTACGCGCCCGACGTGCTGCCGGCGCTGATGGTGCTCGGCTTCGCGATGGGCTCGATCATGCCCGGCTCGATGCAGACCGCCACCCGCGGAGTCGACGCGCGCTTCGCCGGCGTCGCCTCGGCGATGGTCAACACCAGCCAGCAGGTCGGCGGCTCGATCGGCACCGCGCTGCTGAACACGCTCGCGGCGACGGCGGTCACCGACTACCTCCTCACGCACACCCCGACCACGGCGGCGACCGCGGCGGAGGCCGCCGTGCAGAGCTACGCGGTCGCCTACGGCTGGGGCGCGGGCTTCTTCGCCCTCGGCGCGGTGCTCTCGGTGCTGCTGTTCCGCCGCCGCTCGGCGGGCCTCGCGGTCTCGACCGGAGCCTCCGCGGAGCCGGTGCTCGCGCACTGACCTCACGACAGCATCCGACACGCGTGTC
Coding sequences:
- a CDS encoding excalibur calcium-binding domain-containing protein, which encodes MPPPSTGRLAALTLACLLAAGGAVVLAPGASALAAVSSEPTSSQATGAVERRSADALVGGESLAQGESLTSPSGEYSFLMQTDGNAVVYRAGGGATWSTATQGRGDHLDMQTDGNAVIYSAGGQAVWSTVTSGDAGALLALEDDGDLVVRRADGSVAWSSSAGQAPPAVTDTLTGGSDLRGGQQLVSTDGGSRAAMQTDGNFVVYSGGSARWSAVTSGAGNRLAMQGDGNAVVYANVGAPLWSSVTSGNPGARMVMQDDGNLVIYSGGRAIWASTAPAPAPAPAPQSGDVLPAGSDLRRGQQLVSSDGKSRAAMQNDGNFVVYTGARVRWSAGTAGAGDRLAMQGDGNAVVYSASGRALWQTGTDGRPGARMVMQNDGNLVVYSSSGALWSSNPGDVVDCDSFRSQAEAQEWFDRYRGYDDPGRLDGDNDGRACQAHRY
- the argG gene encoding argininosuccinate synthase translates to MSKVLSSLPVGERVGIAFSGGLDTSVAVAWMREKGAVPCTYTADLGQPDETDIDSVPSRAAQFGAEISRLVDAKTALVEEGLVALQCGAFHIRSGGKTYFNTTPLGRAVTGTLLVRAMREDGVDIWGDGSTYKGNDIERFYRYGLLANPRLRIYKPWLDVQFVNELGGRTEMSEWLVARGFPYRDATEKAYSTDSNIWGATHEAKRLEELSSGLELVEPIMGVAAWREDVEIAAETVSVRYEAGRPVALNGVEYADPVELVLEANRIGGRHGLGNSDQIENRIIEAKSRGIYEAPGMALLHLTYERLLNAIHNEDTIAQYHSEGRRLGRLMYEGRWLDPQSLMLRESLQRWVGSAVTGEVTVRLRRGDDYTILDTTGPALSYHPDKLSMERVGDAAFGPEDRIGQLTMRNLDIADSRSRLEQYAAAGLVGGPTAELVGHLEIGEADAITEGNGSAAADALGRATDLASEGAAFDSGTD
- a CDS encoding TetR/AcrR family transcriptional regulator — protein: MTPPPPPAATPSAAAADCDAPARPGRRRDPNRDGEILTAALDVLAETGYDGMTIDMVAARAKAGKATLYRRWESKAELVLEAVACLKGADLDQDALPDTGTLRGDLVALIRPRAIEDAERKLRIMSGVVAMISKAPELADAVRQAIVEPRARANRVILRRAIARGEIPADVDVDMLAVLTPSMVSYRVLLMREPVDRDYLISLVDNVLLPAVGLRGGDPGA
- a CDS encoding MFS transporter is translated as MSQTTSLPDSAAPAVPAPSSRRWWTLVAVGLAQLMVVLDSTVVNIALPAAQADLGFSDGDRQWVVTAYSLAFGSLLLLGGRLSDLIGRKRTFVIGLIGFAIASALGGAAPNFELLIAARALQGVFGALLAPTALAVLTTTFTVPKERARAFGVFGAIAGAGGAVGLLLGGVLTESFDWRWNLYINVVIAVVAVIGAIVFVPTIDRVGPRPKLDVPGTILVSAALFGLVFGFANAETDGWDSPMTWVPLAAAVVLLVGFVLRQRTTEHPLLPLPIVLDRDRGAAYLSVLIAGAGMFGIFLFVTYYLQVSLGYSPIQTGLSFLPMIGMLVLAAQLSTNLLLPRFGPKIMVTFGMLLGVVGMLLLTRLDLDSGYAPDVLPALMVLGFAMGSIMPGSMQTATRGVDARFAGVASAMVNTSQQVGGSIGTALLNTLAATAVTDYLLTHTPTTAATAAEAAVQSYAVAYGWGAGFFALGAVLSVLLFRRRSAGLAVSTGASAEPVLAH